A window of Corvus hawaiiensis isolate bCorHaw1 chromosome 17, bCorHaw1.pri.cur, whole genome shotgun sequence contains these coding sequences:
- the PDRG1 gene encoding p53 and DNA damage-regulated protein 1 isoform X2: MARDPAFVLRYLAEVEELAEDVLAARQQIVDLDVKRNRNREALRALQKDPEPDDQEELDEEINNLRKELRVKVNRLYEAQGKPELKGFNLNPMSAEEMKLINRILEG, encoded by the exons ATGGCCCGGGACCCGGCCTTCGTGCTGCGCTACCTGGCCGAGGTGGAGGAGCTGGCCGAGGACGTGCTGGCGGCACGGCAGCAG ATCGTGGACCTGGACGTGAAGCGGAACCGGAACCGCGAGGCCCTGCGGGCGCTGCAAAAGGACCCGGAGCCCGACG ACCAGGAAGAGCTGGATGAAGAGATAAACAACCTCCGGAAAGAGCTGCGTGTGAAGGTCAACCGGCTCTATGAAGCTCAAG GTAAACCTGAGCTGAAGGGGTTTAACCTGAATCCCATGTCTGCCGAGGAAATGAAGCTCATCAACCGCATCCTGGAGGGCTGA
- the XKR7 gene encoding XK-related protein 7: MAAKSDGGGGGPAVLLESPEGSGGRREAGAEPPARRYRLRDGCWVFCALLVCFADGASDLWLAAHYYVRGQRWWFGLTLLFVLLPSLVVQMLSLRWFVYDFAASTKDSGGGTKDSGPRGCCRLCVWLLQGLIHLLQLGQVWRYLRTLYLGLQSRWQAEHRRRHFYWRMMFESADISMLRLLEAFLKSAPQLVLQLSIMVQQNSIEPLQGLSASASLVSLAWMIASYQKVLRDSREDKMPMSYKGAVVQILWHLFTIAARAIAFALFASVFQLYFGIFIVTHWCIMTFWIIQGETDFCMSKWEEIIYNMVVGIIYIFCWFNVKEGRSRYRMCIYYIITLSENAALTILWFLYYDRRTTSDFDALILVCVVSSSFALGIFFMFIYYCLLHPNGPIFSHRSVGCIFRQEPPPVPGSPVEAVTSPPRSLPRTTGGEREGAPGERDSCVPVFQVRPCAPPAPAARAPRTEGPVIRIDLPRKKYPAWDAHFIDRRLRKTILALEYASPTTPRLQYRTPGAPQEVLEYETTV; this comes from the exons ATGGCCGCGAAGTcggacggcggcggcggcggcccggccGTGCTGCTGGAGAGCCCCGAGGGCAGTGgcgggcggcgggaggcgggcgCGGAGCCCCCGGCGCGGCGGTACCGGCTGCGGGACGGGTGCTGGGTGTTCTGCGCGCTCCTCGTCTGCTTCGCGGACGGTGCCTCGGACCTGTGGCTGGCGGCCCATTACTACGTGCGGGGGCAGCGGTGGTGGTTCGGGCTGACGCTGCTGTTCGTGCTGCTGCCCTCGCTCGTGGTGCAGATGCTCAGCCTCAGGTGGTTCGTCTACGACTTCGCCGCCAGCACCAAGGACAGCGGCGGCGGCACCAAGGACAGCGGCCCCCGCGGCTGCTGCCGCCTCTGcgtctggctgctgcagggcctgatccacctgctgcagctggggcaggtcTGGAG GTACCTCCGCACGCTGTACCTGGGGCTGCAGAGCCGGTGGCAGGCCGAGCACCGCCGCCGCCACTTCTACTGGCGGATGATGTTTGAGAGCGCAGACATCAGCATGCTGCGGCTGCTGGAGGCCTTCCTCAAGAGCGCGCCCCAGCTcgtgctgcagctcagcatcaTGGTGCAGCAGAACAGCATCGAGCCTCTGCAGG GACTCTCGGCCTCGGCCTCGCTGGTCTCACTGGCCTGGATGATCGCGTCCTACCAGAAGGTGCTGCGGGACTCGCGGGAGGACAAGATGCCCATGTCCTACAAGGGCGCCGTGGTGCAGATCCTCTGGCACCTCTTCACCATCGCTGCTCGTGCCATCGCCTTTGCCCTCTTCGCCTCCGTGTTCCAGCTCTACTTCGGCATCTTCATCGTCACCCACTGGTGCATCATGACCTTCTGGATCATCCAGGGCGAGACGGATTTCTGCATGTCCAAGTGGGAGGAGATCATCTACAACATGGTGGTGGGCATCATCTACATCTTCTGCTGGTTCAACGTCAAGGAGGGCCGGAGCCGCTACCGCATGTGCATCTACTACATCATCACGCTGTCGGAGAACGCCGCCCTCACTATCCTCTGGTTCCTGTACTACGACCGCAGGACCACCTCCGACTTCGACGCCTTAATCCTCGTCTGCGTGGTTAGCTCCAGCTTCGCCCTCGGCATCTTCTTCATGTTCATCTACTACTGCCTCTTGCACCCCAATGGCCCCATCTTCAGCCACCGCTCTGTGGGCTGCATCTTCCGGCAGGAGCCTCCCCCAGTGCCGGGGTCCCCCGTGGAAGCCGTCACCAGCCCCCCCCGCTCGCTGCCGCGGACTACAGGGGGGGAGCGGGAGGGGGCGCCGGGGGAACGGGACAGCTGCGTGCCCGTCTTCCAGGTGAGACCCTGTGCCCCGCCGGCGCcggccgcccgcgccccgcggACAGAGGGGCCCGTCATCCGCATTGACCTGCCCAGGAAGAAGTACCCGGCCTGGGATGCCCACTTCATCGACCGGCGCCTGCGGAAGACCATCCTGGCGCTGGAGTACGCGTCGCCCACCACCCCACGCCTGCAGTACCGCACCCCCGGCGCCCCGCAGGAGGTGCTGGAGTATGAGACCACCGTGTAG
- the CCM2L gene encoding cerebral cavernous malformations 2 protein-like, producing the protein MDSEAKKGKKGFVSPIKRLVFPKAARRAALRSSVYRRPLHSVPLYPPDYLIDPQILLHDYVEKEVKFLGHLTWVTSSLNPSSRDEVLQLLDTARQLKELPLQTTPEQDSILSLSARCLLLTWRDNEELILRIPTHEIAAASYLRDDALHLLILKTGLGVDPVPAGAHPEAAPAGVPEAFPAEKRAGGSWPEGRLGGPMERRHTICSLDWRAARGGQEGRQGGSLERRRGGSWERRQRGRPSGSWERRQPCGGSWERRRAGTAGGSWERGTGFGSWERRHAGSNPLDPQEPCPDAYSNLIILAVPNRDAGEESCALICQVFQIIYGDQSIECVDRAGYHYTSTPTRPWLSSRSESCRTDGTYGYDADYSCCSSFNGSHETFEAYYSGTSSPSFHRSHHSLATACSGSDQSGAGLEQLQDYMVTLRNKLSPQEIQQFAILLREYRLGTPVQEYCTELLRLYGDRRKFLLLGMRPFIPDQDIGYFETFLESIGIREGGILTDSFGRIKRSMSNTSASAVRSYDSWSLRSESESFNRMITDITHDIEALARDEEEEEEEDNYL; encoded by the exons ATGGACAGCGAGGccaagaagggcaagaag GGCTTCGTGTCGCCCATCAAGCGTCTGGTTTTCCCGAAGGCTGCGCGGAGGGCAGCACTCCGCAGCAGTGTCTATCGGCGCCCGCTGCACTCCGTGCCCCTCTACCCCCCCGACTACCTGATCGACCCCCAGATCCTGCTGCACGACTATGTGGAAAAGGAGGTGAAG TTTTTAGGTCATCTAACATGGGTGACATCCTCCCTGAACCCTTCCAGCCGGGAtgaggtgctgcagctgctggacacGGCCAGG cagctgaaggagctgccGCTGCAGACGACGCCAGAGCAGGACAGCATCCTCAGCCTCTCGGCGCGCTGCCTCCTGCTCACCTGGCGCGACAACGAGGAGCTGATCCTGCGAATCCCTACACACGAGATCGCAGCGGCCTCCTACCTGCGCGACGATGCCCTGCACCTCCTCATCCTCAAAACCG GCCTGGGAGTGGACCCGGTCCCCGCCGGAGCGCACCCCGAGGCGGCCCCGGCCGGCGTGCCGGAGGCGTTTCCCGCAGAGAAACGTGCGGGGGGCTCGTGGCCGGAGGGCCGGCTCGGGGGCCCGATGGAGCGGCGGCACACGATCTGCAGCCTGGACtggcgggcggcgcggggcgggcagGAGGGCCGGCAGGGCGGCAGCctggagcggcggcggggcggcagctgggagcggcggcagcgcgggcGGCCCTCGGGCAGCTGGGAGCGGCGGCAGCCGTGCGGCGGCAGctgggagcggcggcgggccgGCACCGCCGGCGGCAGCTGGGAGCGCGGCACCGGCTTCGGCAGCTGGGAGCGGCGGCACGCCGGCAGCAACCCCCTGGACCCCCAGGAGCCCTGCCCCGACGCTTACTCCAACCTCATTATCCTCGCCGTGCCCAACAGG GATGCTGGCGAGGAGTCCTGTGCGCTCATCTGCCAGGTGTTCCAGATCATCTACGGCGACCAGAGCATCGAGTGTGTGGACCGCGCCGGGTACCACTACACCTCCACGCCCACACGGCCCTGGCTCTCCAGCAGGA GTGAGAGCTGCCGCACAGATGGGACATACGGCTACGATGCTGActacagctgctgcagctcctt CAATGGCTCCCATGAGACCTTTGAAGCGTATTACAGCGGCACCTCCTCACCCTCCTTCCACCGCTCCCACCACAGCCTGGCCACCGCTTGCAGCGGCAGCGACCAGAGTGGTGCGGGCCTGGAGCAACTGCAGGACTACATGGTGACG CTGCGCAACAAGCTGTCACCACAGGAGATCCAGCAGTTTGCCATCCTGCTCCGCGAGTACCGGCTGGGGACGCCGGTGCAGGAATACTGCACCGAGCTCCTGCGCCTCTACGGGGACCGCAGGAAGTTCCTCCTCCTGG GAATGAGGCCCTTCATCCCTGACCAAGACATCGGCTACTTTGAGACCTTCCTGGAGAGCATCGGGATCCGGGAGGGCGGGATCCTCACTGACAGCTTTGGCCGCATCAAGCGCAGCATGAGCAACACGTCGGCCTCGGCCGTGCGCAGCTATGACAGCTGGTCCCTGCGCTCCGAGTCCGAGTCCTTCAATCGCATGATCACCGACATCACCCACGACATTGAGGCGCTGGCacgggatgaggaggaggaggaggaagaggacaaCTACCTGTGA
- the PDRG1 gene encoding p53 and DNA damage-regulated protein 1 isoform X1: MARDPAFVLRYLAEVEELAEDVLAARQQIVDLDVKRNRNREALRALQKDPEPDEKAMVCFGSMFIELPKAKTREMLLQDQEELDEEINNLRKELRVKVNRLYEAQGKPELKGFNLNPMSAEEMKLINRILEG, encoded by the exons ATGGCCCGGGACCCGGCCTTCGTGCTGCGCTACCTGGCCGAGGTGGAGGAGCTGGCCGAGGACGTGCTGGCGGCACGGCAGCAG ATCGTGGACCTGGACGTGAAGCGGAACCGGAACCGCGAGGCCCTGCGGGCGCTGCAAAAGGACCCGGAGCCCGACG aAAAGGCCATGGTTTGCTTCGGGAGCATGTTCATCGAGCTGCCGAAGGCGAAGACCCgggagatgctgctgcagg ACCAGGAAGAGCTGGATGAAGAGATAAACAACCTCCGGAAAGAGCTGCGTGTGAAGGTCAACCGGCTCTATGAAGCTCAAG GTAAACCTGAGCTGAAGGGGTTTAACCTGAATCCCATGTCTGCCGAGGAAATGAAGCTCATCAACCGCATCCTGGAGGGCTGA